A single window of Flagellimonas maritima DNA harbors:
- a CDS encoding valine--tRNA ligase, whose protein sequence is MEIPSKYNPSNVEEQWYYYWMKNNFFSSKPDNREPYTIVIPPPNVTGILHMGHMLNNTIQDVLIRRARLLGKNACWVPGMDHASIATEAKVVAKLKDEGISKEDLSRSEFMKHAWDWTNEYGGVILQQLKKLGCSCDWNRTKFTMDDDMSASVLKVFVDLYEKGLIYRGYRMVNWDPEAKTTLSDEEVVYEERQGTLYYLVYDIEGSNEKVTIATTRPETILGDTAICINPNDDRYHHLKGKKAIVPICNRIIPIIEDDYVDIEFGTGCLKVTPAHDENDKNLGDKHGLDVVDIFNEDATLNSYGLHYQGKDRFIVRKEISKELEDKGYLVKTEQHLNKVGTSERTKAVIEPRLSDQWFLKMEDLAKPALNSVLKTGDVKLYPKKFENTYRHWMENIRDWNISRQLWWGQQIPAYYYGDGKEDFVVAETKSEALEKARSKNPKIQESDLRQDPDVLDTWFSSWLWPISVFGGILEPENDEVNYYYPTSDLVTGPDILFFWVARMIVAGYEYREKPPFKNVYLTGLVRDKQRRKMSKQLGNSPDALKLIENFGADGVRVGLLLSSAAGNDLMFDESLCQQGKNFSNKIWNAFRLVKGWEVADLPQPEASKIGIDWYTAKFNQILIEIEDHFSKYRISDALMATYKLVWDDFCSWLLEIVKPAYQQPVDETTFDAVIHLFEQNLKLLHPFMPFLTEEVWQHISKRTPEEALIVSNWPKTAKVDSKLIDEFNFAADIVSGIRNIRKDKNVPQKETLELSVLNNEGVNASMNPIITKLGNISTLRTIENSLDGALSFRVKSNEYFIPIASAINIGEEIKKITEELNYTRGFLKSVQKKLANERFVNNAPEQVVATEKKKADDAEAKIETLEKSLASLS, encoded by the coding sequence ATGGAAATTCCATCAAAATATAACCCCAGTAACGTAGAAGAACAGTGGTATTATTACTGGATGAAGAATAATTTTTTTAGTTCAAAACCAGATAACAGAGAACCATACACTATAGTTATACCACCACCAAATGTGACAGGTATATTGCATATGGGCCATATGCTCAACAATACCATACAAGATGTACTCATTCGCAGAGCAAGGCTTTTGGGCAAAAATGCATGTTGGGTGCCCGGTATGGACCACGCATCAATTGCTACAGAGGCCAAAGTTGTTGCTAAGCTCAAAGATGAAGGCATTTCTAAAGAAGATTTATCCAGGTCGGAATTTATGAAACACGCTTGGGACTGGACCAATGAATATGGGGGTGTAATTCTTCAGCAATTGAAGAAACTGGGTTGTTCCTGTGACTGGAACAGGACCAAATTCACTATGGATGACGATATGTCAGCCTCGGTACTGAAAGTTTTTGTCGATTTATATGAAAAAGGCCTGATTTATAGAGGATATCGAATGGTCAATTGGGACCCAGAAGCCAAAACGACCCTGTCAGATGAAGAAGTGGTTTATGAAGAAAGACAAGGGACATTGTATTACTTGGTCTATGACATTGAAGGATCGAATGAAAAAGTAACCATCGCCACTACCAGACCTGAGACAATTTTAGGGGATACCGCTATTTGCATTAATCCAAATGATGATAGATACCACCATTTAAAAGGTAAAAAGGCAATAGTACCCATTTGTAACCGTATTATACCCATAATCGAAGATGACTATGTCGATATTGAATTTGGAACGGGTTGTCTTAAAGTAACTCCTGCACATGATGAAAATGACAAGAATTTAGGAGATAAGCATGGTTTGGATGTAGTGGATATTTTTAATGAAGATGCTACACTCAATTCTTATGGGCTACACTATCAGGGAAAAGACAGGTTCATAGTCCGAAAAGAAATCTCAAAAGAGCTTGAGGACAAAGGATATTTGGTAAAAACAGAACAGCACTTAAATAAAGTAGGTACCTCAGAACGCACCAAAGCGGTAATTGAACCCAGACTTTCGGATCAGTGGTTTCTTAAGATGGAAGATTTGGCCAAACCCGCTTTGAACAGTGTTCTGAAAACGGGCGACGTAAAATTATATCCCAAAAAATTTGAAAACACCTACCGTCATTGGATGGAGAACATTCGCGATTGGAACATATCCCGTCAGTTATGGTGGGGACAACAGATTCCGGCATACTATTATGGCGATGGTAAGGAGGATTTTGTAGTAGCTGAAACAAAAAGCGAAGCTCTCGAGAAGGCAAGATCCAAAAATCCTAAAATTCAAGAATCGGATTTACGGCAAGACCCAGATGTATTGGATACTTGGTTTTCATCATGGTTATGGCCCATAAGCGTTTTTGGAGGTATTTTAGAACCAGAGAATGATGAGGTAAATTATTATTATCCTACAAGTGATTTGGTAACTGGCCCGGACATCCTTTTCTTTTGGGTCGCCAGAATGATTGTTGCAGGGTACGAGTACCGTGAAAAGCCACCTTTTAAAAATGTATATTTAACGGGATTGGTAAGGGATAAACAGCGCCGAAAAATGTCCAAGCAATTGGGCAATTCACCAGATGCATTGAAATTGATTGAAAATTTTGGAGCTGATGGAGTTCGTGTTGGGCTTTTATTGAGTTCTGCAGCTGGCAATGATTTAATGTTCGATGAATCACTTTGCCAACAAGGGAAAAACTTCTCCAATAAGATTTGGAATGCCTTTAGATTGGTAAAAGGATGGGAAGTTGCTGATTTACCACAACCAGAAGCATCCAAAATTGGTATAGATTGGTATACTGCCAAATTCAACCAAATTCTTATCGAAATAGAGGACCACTTTTCCAAATATCGAATTTCAGATGCATTAATGGCAACATACAAATTGGTCTGGGACGATTTTTGTTCTTGGCTATTGGAAATAGTGAAACCTGCATACCAACAACCAGTGGACGAAACTACATTTGATGCAGTGATTCATTTGTTTGAACAAAACCTTAAGTTATTACATCCCTTCATGCCATTTTTAACTGAGGAAGTTTGGCAGCATATTAGCAAAAGAACACCAGAGGAGGCACTTATTGTTTCCAACTGGCCAAAAACCGCAAAAGTTGATTCCAAGTTGATTGATGAATTCAATTTTGCGGCTGATATAGTATCTGGTATCCGTAACATTCGAAAGGATAAAAACGTTCCTCAAAAAGAAACCCTAGAACTATCGGTCTTAAACAACGAAGGCGTGAATGCTTCAATGAATCCTATCATCACCAAATTAGGTAATATCTCTACATTGAGAACAATTGAAAACAGTTTGGACGGAGCTTTGAGCTTTAGGGTAAAGAGCAACGAATATTTCATTCCAATAGCAAGTGCCATAAATATTGGGGAAGAGATAAAAAAAATTACAGAAGAGCTGAACTATACCAGAGGTTTTTTAAAATCGGTCCAAAAGAAATTGGCCAATGAACGTTTTGTAAATAATGCCCCAGAACAGGTAGTAGCTACCGAAAAGAAGAAAGCAGATGACGCTGAAGCTAAAATTGAAACCTTGGAAAAGAGTTTGGCTAGTTTATCATGA
- the lipA gene encoding lipoyl synthase, whose product MSTAVIDNVLPPKGKPKWLRVKLPTGKKYTQLRGLVDKYDLHTICTSGSCPNMGECWGEGTATFMILGNLCTRSCGFCGVKTGRPESVDWAEPEKVARSIKIMDIKHAVVTSVDRDDLKDMGSIIWAETVKAIRRMNPETTLETLIPDFQGIETHLDRIIQVAPEVISHNMETVKRLTREVRIQAKYERSLGVLEYLKKNGANRTKSGIMLGLGELEEEVIKTMEDLRSVGVDVITIGQYLQPSKKHLPVKEFILPEQFKNYEELGLKMGFRHVESGALVRSSYKAHKHIH is encoded by the coding sequence ATGAGCACAGCTGTTATAGACAACGTTCTTCCTCCAAAAGGAAAACCAAAATGGCTTAGGGTAAAACTTCCGACAGGAAAAAAATATACACAACTAAGAGGTCTTGTTGACAAATATGATTTGCATACCATTTGCACGTCTGGCAGTTGTCCCAATATGGGTGAATGTTGGGGCGAAGGGACAGCTACGTTCATGATTCTGGGGAATCTATGTACACGTTCCTGTGGCTTTTGTGGCGTTAAAACGGGAAGACCGGAAAGCGTAGACTGGGCAGAACCTGAGAAGGTTGCGCGTTCTATAAAAATCATGGATATAAAGCATGCCGTGGTTACTTCGGTCGACAGGGATGATTTAAAAGATATGGGTTCCATTATTTGGGCCGAAACCGTAAAGGCCATTCGCAGGATGAACCCTGAAACTACGCTAGAAACACTAATCCCTGATTTTCAAGGAATTGAAACCCATTTGGATAGGATTATCCAAGTTGCTCCAGAGGTGATTTCACATAATATGGAAACTGTAAAAAGACTTACAAGGGAAGTTCGTATACAAGCTAAATACGAAAGAAGTTTAGGTGTCCTTGAATATCTCAAAAAAAATGGTGCAAATCGTACCAAATCGGGAATTATGCTCGGTCTAGGCGAGCTGGAAGAAGAGGTCATAAAAACTATGGAGGATTTACGTAGTGTAGGTGTGGACGTAATCACTATTGGACAGTACTTGCAACCCTCTAAAAAACACTTACCAGTAAAGGAGTTTATCTTGCCGGAGCAATTTAAAAATTATGAGGAACTTGGATTAAAAATGGGCTTTAGGCATGTGGAAAGTGGTGCTTTGGTTCGTTCTTCATATAAAGCGCACAAACACATTCACTAG
- a CDS encoding anti-sigma factor, translating to MKEKIQKFLDTDILEKYLLGDSTKEETLKAERYIAMYPQVRDDYNELQNNLETFAKMYARKTPEGLKQIILQSAKKERIVKRKLFRYVIAASIAIMIFAGSSVFFWNQNKALQEENTLVSNKMKNLEEVMKTQLEDVRNQFIVLNNPDTKKYTLRGKKEAKDLKAVAYINPVKKLSYINVSNLPELPENKCFQMWAEVNGELVNLGVIKEWDDKNKLLPLPYAENAIGYITIEPEGGNSSPTVKNIVANISY from the coding sequence ATGAAAGAAAAAATACAAAAATTCTTGGATACCGATATATTGGAAAAGTATTTATTGGGTGATTCTACAAAAGAAGAAACCCTTAAAGCAGAAAGGTATATTGCCATGTATCCCCAAGTTCGCGATGATTATAACGAGTTACAGAATAACTTGGAAACTTTTGCGAAAATGTATGCAAGAAAAACTCCTGAAGGTCTCAAGCAAATTATACTGCAAAGTGCTAAAAAAGAGCGGATAGTAAAAAGAAAGCTGTTCCGTTATGTTATTGCCGCCAGTATAGCGATAATGATTTTTGCAGGGTCCTCAGTTTTCTTTTGGAATCAAAATAAAGCGTTACAAGAAGAAAATACATTGGTTTCCAATAAAATGAAGAACCTTGAAGAAGTTATGAAGACTCAATTGGAGGATGTGAGGAACCAATTTATCGTTCTTAACAATCCTGATACAAAAAAATATACATTAAGAGGGAAAAAGGAAGCAAAGGACCTTAAGGCCGTAGCTTACATAAATCCTGTTAAAAAATTATCCTATATCAATGTGAGCAATCTCCCTGAACTTCCAGAAAATAAATGTTTTCAGATGTGGGCAGAAGTCAATGGCGAATTGGTCAATCTCGGCGTTATAAAGGAATGGGATGATAAAAACAAGCTTTTACCTTTACCCTATGCTGAAAATGCAATAGGCTACATCACCATTGAGCCCGAAGGAGGAAACTCATCCCCTACGGTCAAGAATATTGTTGCCAACATTTCTTATTAA
- a CDS encoding RNA polymerase sigma factor, which translates to MSTLIEKHIVSLLAEKDEKAISLLYDHYGDTLYGVAFKVVRNSDLAQDVLQESFIKIWKKADSYDASKAKLFTWLFRIIRNTAIDKLRSINNKSDKEVQIDVSDVYNLGVSAIRPELMDVQENLEKIEPKYQIVLEALFFQGMTQQEASEELDIPLGTVKSRLKIGLRELGKIYGTSMTLLLLILLLL; encoded by the coding sequence ATGAGTACACTAATTGAAAAACATATTGTTTCACTACTTGCGGAAAAGGATGAAAAAGCGATATCCCTTCTATATGACCATTATGGAGACACGCTTTATGGAGTAGCATTTAAAGTGGTAAGAAATAGCGACCTTGCACAAGACGTATTGCAGGAAAGTTTCATTAAAATCTGGAAAAAAGCTGATTCTTACGATGCATCCAAAGCAAAGCTTTTTACCTGGCTGTTTCGTATCATAAGAAACACGGCGATAGATAAGCTAAGAAGTATTAACAATAAATCTGACAAAGAAGTCCAGATAGATGTTTCAGACGTATATAATTTAGGAGTAAGCGCAATAAGACCAGAGTTGATGGACGTTCAAGAAAATCTGGAGAAAATAGAACCTAAATATCAAATTGTTTTAGAAGCGCTATTTTTTCAGGGGATGACCCAACAAGAAGCAAGCGAAGAATTGGACATTCCTTTGGGAACCGTTAAATCGAGATTGAAAATTGGCCTAAGGGAACTCGGGAAAATTTATGGAACATCAATGACTTTGTTACTTTTAATACTATTACTGTTATGA
- the gap gene encoding type I glyceraldehyde-3-phosphate dehydrogenase: protein MKQVNIGINGFGRIGRTLFRLLQAHDCINVVAINDLSDAKTLAHLLKYDSIHGTSHDDIRSNESKIIVNSKEITITNFDKPQFIDWGIHNVDIVVEASGKFKTKASLEHHLKNGAKKVILSVPPEDDTIKMVVIGVNEAIIGPEDHIVSNASCTTNNAAPMIKVIDELCGIEQAYITTIHSYTSDQSLHDRPHKDLRRSRAAGQSIIPTTTGAAKALTKVFPQLADVIGGCGIRVPVPNGSLTDITFNVKEVISIEEINHTFKYYANNELKNVLCYTEDPIVSIDINNSCYSCTFDSLMTSVIGRMVKIIGWYDNETGYCSRIVDLIALLIKKNYV from the coding sequence ATGAAACAAGTCAATATTGGCATAAATGGTTTCGGGCGTATTGGAAGAACTTTATTTCGATTGCTTCAAGCGCATGATTGTATAAATGTTGTTGCAATAAACGATTTAAGTGATGCCAAAACCTTGGCGCATCTCCTAAAATACGACAGCATACATGGAACTTCCCATGATGATATTCGCTCGAACGAGAGTAAAATTATCGTCAATAGTAAAGAAATTACCATAACAAATTTTGATAAACCTCAATTTATAGATTGGGGCATACACAATGTTGATATTGTTGTAGAAGCTTCTGGCAAGTTCAAAACAAAAGCTTCATTGGAACATCATTTAAAGAACGGTGCAAAAAAAGTCATATTATCCGTACCACCCGAGGATGACACCATTAAAATGGTTGTAATTGGCGTAAATGAAGCCATTATCGGTCCAGAAGACCACATCGTATCCAACGCATCATGTACAACCAATAATGCAGCGCCCATGATCAAGGTAATCGATGAACTTTGTGGCATTGAGCAAGCCTATATTACCACAATACATTCCTACACGTCCGATCAAAGTTTACATGATAGGCCACATAAAGATTTAAGAAGATCTAGAGCCGCGGGGCAATCCATTATACCTACAACCACTGGGGCTGCAAAAGCGCTGACAAAAGTATTTCCGCAATTGGCAGACGTTATTGGTGGCTGTGGCATACGGGTTCCAGTACCAAATGGCTCATTAACGGACATTACCTTCAATGTTAAAGAAGTAATTTCCATTGAGGAAATAAACCATACCTTTAAATATTACGCCAATAATGAGCTTAAAAACGTACTTTGCTATACTGAAGATCCTATTGTTTCTATTGATATAAACAATAGTTGTTACTCTTGTACGTTTGATTCTTTAATGACCTCCGTTATTGGAAGAATGGTGAAAATAATAGGATGGTACGATAATGAAACTGGATATTGTTCCAGAATTGTTGATTTAATAGCATTACTTATAAAGAAAAACTACGTTTGA
- a CDS encoding membrane or secreted protein, whose protein sequence is MKLVLLTIGILAVAFAGIAIKIWSKKDGEFSGTCASQNPYLNKDGEACGYCGKLPAEQDCKKDTVPDLQ, encoded by the coding sequence ATGAAATTAGTATTATTGACCATAGGCATTCTTGCCGTCGCTTTTGCGGGCATAGCAATAAAAATATGGTCCAAAAAGGATGGTGAATTTTCAGGTACTTGCGCAAGTCAAAATCCATACCTCAACAAAGATGGTGAAGCCTGTGGATATTGCGGAAAGCTACCAGCCGAACAAGATTGTAAAAAAGACACTGTACCAGATCTACAATAA
- a CDS encoding pyridoxal phosphate-dependent aminotransferase, whose protein sequence is MPSISEKGTHMPASPIRKLVPYAEDAKKRGTHVIHLNIGQPDIKTPKLALDAVRNHNIEVLAYSMTEGSETYRKKLADYYAKNDINVSSSDIIVTTGGSEALSFVMGTIMDADDEIIIPEPFYANYNGFATALGVRVVPIVSTIENNFALPPIADFEKLISPKTKAILICNPGNPTGYLYSKEEIKQLAELVKKHDIFLVADEVYREFAYDGRKHYSILQEPGLEQHAIIVDSVSKRYSMCGARIGCLVSKNKNVVGTALKFAQARLSPPTFAQIASEAALETPQEYFDDVIEEYVERRNILVSELQKLEGVKVAVPQGAFYCIVELPVSNSDDFAQWLLEKFEMDGKTVMVAPAAGFYATEGLGKNQIRIAYVLEREQLVTAVKLLGIALKTYKA, encoded by the coding sequence ATGCCAAGTATATCTGAAAAAGGGACGCATATGCCAGCTTCACCAATACGAAAATTGGTTCCTTATGCTGAAGATGCTAAAAAAAGAGGCACTCATGTAATTCATCTAAATATTGGTCAACCAGATATAAAGACTCCAAAGTTGGCCTTGGATGCGGTAAGAAACCACAACATTGAAGTTCTTGCCTACAGCATGACCGAAGGTTCGGAAACATACAGAAAAAAATTAGCTGATTATTATGCCAAAAATGATATCAATGTTTCTTCTTCAGACATTATAGTTACCACTGGAGGCTCTGAAGCACTTTCCTTTGTAATGGGAACAATTATGGATGCCGATGATGAAATCATAATCCCAGAACCATTTTATGCCAACTATAATGGTTTTGCAACTGCTCTAGGTGTACGTGTGGTTCCTATTGTTTCTACTATCGAAAACAATTTTGCATTGCCTCCTATAGCCGATTTTGAAAAATTGATATCACCTAAGACCAAGGCTATCCTAATTTGCAATCCCGGGAATCCTACGGGCTACTTGTACAGTAAGGAAGAGATAAAACAATTAGCGGAATTGGTCAAAAAACACGACATTTTTCTGGTAGCGGATGAAGTCTACAGGGAATTCGCCTATGATGGACGTAAGCATTACTCCATTTTACAAGAGCCAGGTTTGGAACAACACGCAATCATTGTCGATTCGGTATCAAAAAGATATAGCATGTGCGGGGCCCGTATCGGTTGCCTGGTATCTAAAAATAAAAACGTAGTGGGAACTGCCCTAAAATTTGCACAGGCACGCCTTTCCCCTCCCACTTTTGCACAAATAGCCAGCGAAGCCGCCCTAGAGACCCCGCAGGAGTACTTTGATGATGTTATTGAAGAGTATGTTGAAAGAAGAAATATTTTGGTTTCGGAACTCCAAAAACTGGAAGGCGTTAAAGTAGCTGTTCCGCAAGGCGCATTTTATTGTATTGTTGAATTGCCCGTTTCAAATTCGGATGATTTTGCGCAATGGCTTCTTGAAAAGTTTGAAATGGACGGAAAAACCGTAATGGTTGCGCCAGCAGCAGGTTTTTATGCTACTGAAGGACTCGGCAAAAATCAAATTAGGATAGCCTATGTTCTTGAAAGAGAACAACTTGTGACTGCAGTAAAACTGTTGGGAATCGCATTGAAAACCTATAAAGCTTAG
- a CDS encoding aspartyl protease family protein: protein MKKNLHISMLLLVLFPFLVVAQGYKLPKHQKFQKIKFELINNLILVPLQVNGVELTFVLDSGVSKPILFNLSDRDSVPINNVTEVTIRGLGDGEPMKALSSKGNKFTLGKAKNYNQDLYVVLDKGINFSTSLGIPVHGILGYDLFRDFIVEVNYHGKNIKLHNPALYDSNPKTKSQTLRMSIEKRKAYVEGIVLMSDSDDVPVKLLVDTGSSDALWLFHEPEKGLDIPEKHYEDYLGRGLSGDIFGKRTKVNGIKIGDFELKDAKAAFPYRKSFGHIKNFGDRNGSVGGEILKRFNIIFDYSRNQLTLKKNGNFKAPFQYNLAGIELQHNGLRYIAESLADSNGIVRNDDASFGNVQILLENKTRLSLVPEIIVSGIRAGSPAAEAGLLEGDVILAVNGKRVHQYKLQEVLKMLNDKEGKRIRVLIERYNRDLLFSFVLKKVF from the coding sequence TTGAAAAAAAACCTACACATATCCATGCTTCTTTTGGTACTGTTCCCCTTTTTGGTAGTTGCCCAAGGATACAAATTGCCAAAGCACCAAAAATTTCAAAAGATCAAATTTGAACTGATCAATAACCTCATATTAGTTCCTTTACAAGTTAATGGGGTAGAGCTTACTTTTGTACTGGATTCTGGGGTGAGCAAACCAATATTGTTTAATCTTTCCGATAGGGATTCTGTACCAATCAATAACGTTACCGAAGTAACCATAAGGGGTTTGGGAGATGGAGAACCCATGAAAGCTCTTAGTTCCAAAGGAAATAAATTTACATTGGGAAAAGCCAAAAATTATAATCAAGATCTTTATGTGGTTTTGGATAAAGGCATCAATTTCTCCACTTCTTTGGGTATACCTGTTCATGGAATCTTAGGATACGACCTATTTAGAGATTTTATTGTTGAGGTCAATTATCATGGGAAAAATATAAAATTGCACAATCCTGCACTTTATGATTCAAATCCCAAGACAAAATCCCAAACACTTCGCATGTCCATAGAAAAAAGGAAGGCATATGTAGAAGGCATTGTTTTAATGAGTGATTCGGACGATGTTCCTGTTAAATTACTCGTAGATACAGGGAGTAGTGATGCACTCTGGCTCTTTCACGAACCTGAGAAAGGGTTGGATATACCGGAAAAACACTACGAAGATTATTTGGGAAGAGGGTTAAGTGGCGATATTTTTGGTAAACGTACCAAAGTGAACGGTATAAAGATTGGGGATTTTGAACTCAAGGATGCCAAAGCAGCTTTCCCATATCGCAAATCTTTTGGACATATTAAGAATTTTGGCGACCGTAATGGAAGCGTGGGTGGAGAGATCTTAAAAAGATTTAATATAATCTTTGACTATTCACGAAATCAGCTCACACTAAAAAAGAATGGAAATTTTAAAGCACCGTTCCAATATAATCTTGCAGGTATAGAACTACAACACAACGGACTCAGATATATTGCCGAGAGCCTTGCAGATTCAAACGGTATAGTAAGGAATGACGATGCTTCTTTCGGTAATGTACAGATTTTGCTGGAAAACAAAACAAGATTGAGCCTTGTTCCAGAAATCATTGTTTCTGGTATAAGGGCGGGAAGCCCTGCCGCAGAAGCCGGCTTACTGGAAGGTGATGTAATACTGGCAGTGAACGGTAAACGGGTTCATCAGTATAAACTCCAAGAAGTATTAAAGATGCTGAACGATAAGGAAGGAAAGCGAATACGCGTCTTAATAGAACGTTACAACAGGGATTTGTTGTTCTCTTTTGTGCTTAAGAAAGTATTTTAA
- the murB gene encoding UDP-N-acetylmuramate dehydrogenase yields MNIKENISLKPYNTFGIDVIARFFIEIIGLAQLQKVLELEAYPKKFIISGGSNMLLTKDIDALVLYINLKGISIIEETNDDVIIKVMAGENWHELVLWSLENGYGGLENLSLIPGNTGTAPIQNIGAYGVELRDVFQSCTAMEIESGELIAFDKDECKFGYRDSIFKNEAKDKYIITSVSFKLTKQNHKLNTGYGAIEEELKKQGVIYPTIHDISRAVITIRQSKLPDPKEIGNSGSFFKNPIVSKKIFEKLKRDNPNIPFYEISEDEYKIPAGWLIEQCGFKGKRFGETGIHEKQALVLVNYGNASGEEVFELAQKIQKEVKEKFKITINAEVNIIK; encoded by the coding sequence GTGAATATAAAGGAAAACATATCCCTTAAGCCCTACAATACTTTTGGTATTGATGTAATAGCACGTTTTTTTATAGAGATAATTGGTCTGGCACAATTACAGAAAGTACTTGAGCTGGAAGCGTATCCAAAAAAGTTCATTATAAGTGGTGGAAGCAATATGTTGCTCACAAAAGATATTGATGCCCTTGTTCTGTACATAAATTTAAAAGGCATATCTATTATTGAAGAAACCAATGATGATGTAATCATAAAGGTTATGGCCGGTGAAAATTGGCATGAACTGGTATTATGGAGTTTGGAAAATGGTTACGGCGGATTGGAGAACCTTTCGCTAATTCCCGGTAACACAGGAACTGCGCCCATACAAAATATAGGTGCTTATGGAGTTGAGCTCAGAGATGTATTTCAAAGTTGTACAGCAATGGAAATAGAAAGTGGGGAATTGATTGCTTTCGACAAAGATGAATGTAAGTTTGGTTACAGGGATTCCATTTTTAAAAATGAAGCAAAAGACAAGTACATCATTACTTCCGTAAGCTTTAAATTGACCAAGCAGAACCATAAATTGAATACCGGTTATGGTGCTATTGAGGAAGAACTGAAAAAACAAGGAGTAATTTATCCCACTATCCATGATATATCCAGGGCCGTAATAACCATTCGCCAAAGTAAGCTACCAGACCCAAAAGAAATCGGTAATAGTGGCAGTTTCTTTAAAAATCCAATCGTTTCAAAGAAAATTTTTGAAAAATTGAAAAGAGATAATCCAAATATCCCTTTTTACGAGATTTCCGAAGATGAATATAAAATACCTGCAGGTTGGTTAATTGAACAATGTGGTTTTAAAGGCAAGCGATTTGGAGAAACAGGGATTCATGAGAAACAGGCACTGGTACTCGTAAATTATGGAAATGCAAGTGGTGAGGAAGTATTTGAACTGGCACAAAAGATTCAAAAAGAGGTAAAAGAAAAATTTAAGATAACCATCAACGCAGAAGTAAATATCATAAAATAA
- a CDS encoding RNA polymerase sigma factor yields the protein MSKTEDSIQEIIKKAKDGNQIAFSNLLDTFWNEVYGFQIKRTKNENDAEDITIRTFSKAFDKIHSYDDSYEFKTWLITISKNLHVDLIRKRKRNLLNEISSHGDIVKKVLDETPSAEDQLIIEQNLANLLQDIKKLKPHYQKVINLRYFNELSYAEIAKKLNEPLNNVKVKLLRAKKLLSEIIKEK from the coding sequence TTGAGCAAAACGGAGGACTCCATTCAGGAAATTATTAAAAAAGCAAAAGATGGAAATCAAATTGCTTTTAGCAATCTCTTAGATACCTTTTGGAATGAAGTTTATGGCTTTCAAATTAAAAGGACAAAAAATGAAAATGATGCCGAGGATATAACTATCAGAACATTTTCAAAAGCATTTGATAAAATACACTCCTACGACGATTCATACGAATTTAAGACTTGGCTTATTACCATCTCAAAAAATCTTCACGTTGACCTAATTCGTAAAAGAAAAAGAAATCTTTTGAATGAGATTTCCAGTCATGGAGATATTGTTAAAAAAGTTTTGGACGAAACCCCCTCTGCTGAAGACCAACTTATCATAGAGCAGAACCTTGCCAATCTTTTGCAGGATATTAAAAAACTAAAGCCCCATTATCAAAAAGTAATTAATTTAAGATACTTTAATGAACTGAGCTACGCTGAAATTGCAAAGAAACTCAACGAACCCCTTAACAATGTCAAAGTAAAATTGTTACGGGCGAAAAAGCTTCTTTCAGAGATTATTAAAGAAAAGTGA
- a CDS encoding DUF1573 domain-containing protein, translating into MMKKTVLMLFVGFLSLGIYAQETAKIEFKSETVDYGEIEKGSDGVRVFEFTNTGSVPLVISDVKSSCGCTIPKKPEGPILPGKTGEIQVKYDTKRVGPIRKAITVTSNADTPTKILKIKGTVKGEGAK; encoded by the coding sequence ATGATGAAAAAAACTGTACTCATGTTGTTCGTTGGATTTCTCTCGTTAGGAATCTACGCTCAGGAAACAGCAAAGATTGAATTTAAAAGTGAAACCGTTGATTACGGCGAAATAGAAAAAGGCAGTGATGGTGTTCGAGTCTTTGAGTTCACCAATACTGGAAGTGTTCCATTGGTAATCAGTGATGTTAAATCAAGCTGCGGATGTACAATTCCAAAAAAGCCCGAAGGTCCAATTTTACCTGGTAAAACTGGTGAAATTCAAGTGAAGTATGATACAAAAAGGGTTGGACCTATCAGAAAAGCGATAACGGTAACATCCAATGCCGATACTCCTACAAAAATCCTTAAAATAAAAGGAACCGTTAAAGGAGAAGGAGCCAAATAA